Proteins found in one Triticum aestivum cultivar Chinese Spring chromosome 4D, IWGSC CS RefSeq v2.1, whole genome shotgun sequence genomic segment:
- the LOC123096868 gene encoding putative cytochrome c biosynthesis ccmC-like mitochondrial protein → MDACPAPNTDAKPPDSADSGSGCGGIALKARKERRADPIHIRHRSFLTAMAIHLSLRVAPQDLQQGGNSRISYVHVPAAQMSIVIYIAIAINSSLFPLTKPPLFLRSSGTGTEIGAFSTLFTLVTGGFRGRPMWGTFWVWDARLTSVFILFHIYLGALRFQKLPVEPAPISVRAGPIGIPIIKSPVNWWNTSLQPGSINTSANVMNVPSPIPFFANIARFPFSTRILFILETRLPIPSFPESPLMEDIEAREGIPLKT, encoded by the exons ATGGATGCATGCCCAGCTCCAAATACAGATGCAAAGCCTCCAGACAGTGCTGATTCAGGAAGTGGTTGCG GTGGTATTGCTCTCAAAGCTAGGAAGGAAAG AAGAGCGGATCCAATACACATAAGGCATAGGTCGTTCTTAACAGCGATGGCTATTCATTTAAGTCTTCGGGTAGCACCACAAGATCTTCAACAAGGTGGAAATTCTCGTATTTCATATGTACATGTTCCTGCGGCTCAGATGAGTATAGTTATTTATATCGCGATAGCTATAAACAGTTCCTTGTTCCCATTAACAAAACCTCCCCTTTTTCTTCGCTCTTCCGGAACCGGTACAGAAATTGGTGCTTTTTCTACTTTGTTTACATTAGTGACTGGGGGGTTTCGGGGAAGGCCTATGTGGGGTACCTTTTGGGTGTGGGATGCTCGTTTAACTTCTGTATTCATCTTGTTCCATATTTACCTGGGTGCACTACGTTTTCAAAAGCTTCCTGTCGAACCGGCTCCTATTTCAGTCCGTGCTGGACCGATCGGTATACCAATAATAAAGTCTCCAGTCAACTGGTGGAATACATCGCTTCAacctgggt ccataaacacttcggccaatgttatgaacg taccttcaccgatacctttcttcg caaataTTGCCAGG TTCCCCTTCTCTACCCGTATCTTGTTCATTCTGGAAACACGTCTTCCTATTCCATCTTTTCCCGAATCTCCCTTAATGGAAGACATAGAAGCTCGAGAAGGAATACCACTAAAAACCTAG